The stretch of DNA tttcatttgtttcatcaaGAACATTAAAATACCGCAAGcttcttttttgctttatgatATTTAAATTGCTCTATTTTCcataaaaggaacgaaaacatTGTTCAAACCCATTTTGTTAAGAACTTTTGTTTAAAAGTTTTGAGATTTTCAAATATATCGTAAGTTTGATTTTGCCTGAGGGGTTATGTACAGTGCTACGTCAGGGCTCGATATTTCGCATTTTTAATAGCGAAGTTCATTCATCAAAAGCTTCCAATTTAATCAGTTTTGATTGTTCTTCCCTTCTAACACAGAATTTTCAGGAATATAAGGTTCTGATTAAATTCTGTTTTGCATTTCGCATTCTTAATACCAGACTTTAACAATACACAAATCTGCTTCAAAATTTTCGTGTACTTTGCAACTCGTAGAACAGAGCCTTCTGAATACAAGCTTCTATTCTATCATCGTCAGCCCTGAGTaattttagtaaagaaaaataaaattctcacatCATTTCACATCGAGGATTCCCATCTGCATTTTAAGAACCTTGAGACGTCTGGCTGTTCGAGAGGCGCGCGAGCGCGCgcgtttatcatcatcattggtCTTTAATGCACAAATGCACAGCGGTTTCCTTTCCTCGCAAAATCTTAAAGCTACGGCTATGGCAGATTGCAAACAATACGCTATTGAGGCTGCCAAGAAACTTCTAAAAGAGCAGTAAAATAATACTTGGATGGATTCCAGTCTGCTCATTCGGGCTATTGAGATATGACTGCCAAATGCATGCTGCATATTTTTGCCCCGGACGAATGCGCGCGCGCTTTTCCGTCTAATTCGCTGGAGCGTGGCCGCAGGAGGAAGGAAAGCCATATTAATCACGGGGGCGTTCTTGAACtttgagggctctctctctctctctctctctctctctctctcctctctctctctctctctcttctttttgacGTGTTTCAAGAATATGCTTCACATAAGCTTGTCAGctcttatatttttccagtttgttttttgccttcatttatttattcatatatcattttgAACTCTTGCTCTGTGGTGGAGTTGTTTAAACTTAtgctaatttttcattaaaactatttacttatttatttaatggtcTGAGCGCAAATTGACATAACTTCCAGAGTCATCTTCAGGGATAATGGGATGGAATAGAGCCAGTCACCCAGGTAattgaaagagaggaaagaggcgAAGTTTAAGCAAAGAGGAACAGAAAACAGGAGGTCACACCCAACTGATAAATTTCCCACCTAAATATGTATGTCTAATTTTAAGCTCGGTTTGATTTGCTTACCTACTTGACTTTAATAATtatgacatctgctgtgtttaATGGTCATATAATGAACATGTGGtctcaaagaaagtttataaacatGAGCTGAAGTGAAATTAGAATACAACTGCTGTACTTAGTCACGATTAAGCCAAACTTCAACAGCATTCATGGTGGATCTTTTACCTGACGACTCCCAGCTGTGTTTTAATGAACTTGTTACTAATTGCTTTCATTTCACTACGTTTACGTACAATTGATGTAAAGTTgagttctctcctctctctctctctctctctctctctctctctctctctacttacacgAAGAGGTCCTTCCTCGAAGCAGTTGTACACTGAGGAGAAATTCTCATAATCGGTGTCCAGGATGTGGTATTCTGCTGGAATATctgggaagaagaataagaaaacgaGTGAAtttaatatatcaaattataatatattatcaaaTTAAAGAATAATCAGATGAACTGATCTTGGGATTTCTGTTCCAAAAGACATTGAATTACGCTGCAATCTAATTTATTAaacgtataaaaataaatcttcgaATGTGATACAGGATTAGAGAAAAGAAGTCATTAATAGTGTTACAACTCGTGGACTAGCAGTACATATGTCTTCAcatatgaatgtttttaacacatacatgtatatatatatattgcatatatatacacatatattaatatatagatatataatatatatacatatatatattaatatattatatatattttatgtacgcatacatatatatattaatatattatatatatttttacacttatattacactatatatatatatatatatatatatatatatatatatatatatatatatatatatatatatatatatatatatatatatatatatatgcaaacgtacgagttacatacatacatacatacaaatatatatatctatatattatatatgtatgtatatatatatacacatatcttttGTGGGTATGTATGAAGTGGGTATGTTCATGTGAGTACATAATtctcatatattacatatatatatatatatatatatatatatatatatatatatatatatatatatatatatatatatatagatttatatgcggatatacacaaatatatatacatgtctgtagACCACCAATACTTGTGGCTACTCTGAGCGAGATTGCATTTAGAATGCATTTTGTACAAGGATACGAATTTGTCCACCGGACTTACGTCCAGCAAACTCGACCAACAAGACACCAGGTGCGATGACATGTGCTTTTCCTTTGATATCAGTAGGGGTTCCGTCCGCTTTCCTGGCCGAGTTGTGGACTTCGACATATCCTTCGCCTGCCGAAAATGAAATAATCAGTTGCATTATTTAAGGATAATCTGTTTGTCGTTTTTCATGGCATTTTGCTATTTCCAGTAATCTAAAGTTTATTCAGCttaatttgtttctcatttttaatgtCACCCATgctacactaaaaaaaaagtagggtTACATCAGAAGAAagcggtagagagagagagagagagagagagagagagagagagagagagagagagagagagagagagagagagagagcttaatttgACAATCATTTTTAATGCAAAGGCCACTAGAACGTACATCCCAGTAAGCACATGTCACCCAAACTACAATGAAAAAAGTAGGATTACAGCCAAaaaaaattgtgagagagagagaaagagattagtttgataatcatttttaatgaaaagatcATTGAAGCGTACATCCCAGTACTCATGTCACCCATGCTATACTAAAAAAAAGTAGGGTTACATCCGTGAAAagcgttatagagagagagagagagagagagagagagagagagagagagagagagattattgaaaCGTACATCCCAGTACTCATGTCACCCATGCTACACAAAAAAAGTAGGGTtacatccaagagagagagagagagagagagagagagagagagagagagagagagagagattactttgataataatttttaatgaaaagatcATTGAAACGTACATCCCAGTACTCATGTCACCCATGCTACGCAAAAAAAAAGGGTtacatccaagagagagagagagagagagagagagagagagagagagagagagagagagagagagagagagagagagagagagagagagagagagagagagttccggcGTCAAGGACTGGTACCCACCTAGGTCACTGTAGATGGCGGTCACACAGTCCATTCCACTCTCGAAGATCATCTCGAACCTCTCGATTTCGTACCAGCGGCCGAGGTACTGAGGTaccagagaagagaaaaaattaagggaatgCGATTTTAAGAGATTTGCACGGGTGTCTATACAGATGCAAAGCCTGTTTCACTGTACTTGAACCAAATTATTAAATGGTGAGCAGTCCTGATGGTGATAAGAACGAGGTAATAATTTTAGCTATAACTAGGTACTGGATATTTTACAAGAttgttttcttattactttttggCCTCTCAAAACCTTCGGAACATAAGTTACACTCTCAGAATAACTCTCATTGCAAAATAGTGGTGAGATCTATTAACGATTCTCATTTTGGAACACGTATGCTGTCACTGTCTtcagagaggggggtgggggggatgaaGGTCTAAAACCTACATGATCTCCAAACTCGACTACGTCGGTCTATCTCAAATTGTAGTTTGACTTTTATTTAGAATTTGAGGAAACCTGACATAGGATTGCCACTTCTTCATGCGATTTTATAAGGGGATTTTAATATGTGCcaacattttcctttcaaactAGTTTCTATGAAAAAGGTTAGGGGGGGTGATGCTTGcataaaattacgaaaatttaaaataaccaGTTTCTTTGCTGAGTCAGGTCTGAAACTGCCGGGGATAGAGCCACCACAGGTTCAATCTTTTCTGCCCGTCATTCTCGACAGACCCACCTCTATACAAAATGCAAATCTGTGGTCACTTTTATTACTTTCTTCTCGTCCTTTcagcccttcttggtcactcctATACTTTGCATGTAGCTCACTCACATATCGAAaacttctttctttcgttttttcggAACTAGCACATAATTCTCAAAAGTAATGTTGCGTCAACACTCCAATCATATTTTGCAACTTAAGTTGCTTCTTAACACTTTTTACAAGACCTCAGCAAATGTACTGAATTCATTTCCCTGTACAGTAAAGTTTAATGGCTGAGGGTCAACTTGTTAATAAGCCAAACGGGAAAATAAGCCAAACGCACTGAAATTACATCCTGCGAGAATAGACATCAATGATACTCACCGGTACAGGATCGAAGTCATATTTTTCTGTGATATTTGGGCAGACCCCCTCGCTGACGTGCCCTACCACAAAGGGTTTCGCCTGAGCGGCACTTG from Macrobrachium rosenbergii isolate ZJJX-2024 chromosome 51, ASM4041242v1, whole genome shotgun sequence encodes:
- the LOC136833151 gene encoding apolipoprotein D-like; the protein is MMLVALATLALFASAAQAKPFVVGHVSEGVCPNITEKYDFDPVPYLGRWYEIERFEMIFESGMDCVTAIYSDLGEGYVEVHNSARKADGTPTDIKGKAHVIAPGVLLVEFAGHIPAEYHILDTDYENFSSVYNCFEEGPLRFQFAWVLSRTMTLDEATYTHAKQVFADNDIDVTIFQTTYQGDDCPYP